Proteins co-encoded in one Sparus aurata chromosome 18, fSpaAur1.1, whole genome shotgun sequence genomic window:
- the LOC115569186 gene encoding piggyBac transposable element-derived protein 4 isoform X1 gives MARRSLYTAEDVRLFVDASDHDSSFSSAEEEEEDSEEESCHFELQLDSDEEKVCDDNLENVSPARKKARCQQQLSWKTESDDDVSPTPLKFLPARKPGVKLSSGDDRTPLDFFKLFFSDDAVETLCRNTNKRAARSTAGWTDVGAAEFYSYIGLIFYMSMVKLKNTAAFWRENSIFTIPFPLQVMSKDRYQALSWNVHMSDPDEERINDAKTGTSEHDRLFRVKPLMETIQKACKSFYHPSRSLVVDERVVPCKGHSRRKWTIRNTPSKCFFKLFVLTDSSNGYTVDFSVYTGRNNFSTGRGLSYDSVMSLIDRRHLGSGYHVYMDSFYTSPKLFKDLLASEFGACGTYRDSRRDCPRSAVNTLTKTSHRGTFRWIRDGPLLFVEWMNSHVVSVCSTIHTANTEHAVQGRVKHGRSFPCPAPVSEYHKHMGSSESSDQLIQFYATQHKIMKWYRKLFLHFLDISATNAYILHKELMKQDSVTQKAFMEELVAQLCGVTQKTPAKKASGVHVPVSWRKVANGVRMKANAVSKSCVYCKLHRKKRSKTPWKCKTCEVYLCVQPDRNCFEAWHPD, from the exons ATGGCGCGCAGGAGTTTATATACTGCCGAAGACGTGAGACTGTTTGTGGACGCGAGCGACCATGACAGCAGCTTCTCCTccgcggaggaggaggaggaggacagtgaggaggagagctgccattTTGAGCTCCAACTCGACTCCGATGAGGAGAAAGTTTGTGATGA CAACTTGGAGAATGTTTCACCTGCGAGGAAGAAAGCTCggtgtcagcagcagctgtcatgGAAGACAGAAAGTGATGACGATGTTTCTCCAACACCGTTAAAGTTTCTCCCTGCGAGGAAACCTGGCGTGAAGCTGAGCAGCGGGGATGATCGCACTCCTCTAGACTTCTTCAAGTTGTTCTTTTCTGATGACGCCGTGGAAACTCTCTGTCGTAACACCAACAAGCGAGCTGCCAGGAGCACCGCCGGCTGGACCGATGTTGGAGCTGCTGAATTTTACAGCTACATCGGACTGATTTTCTACATGAGCATGGTCAAGCTGAAAAACACAGCGGCCTTCTGGCGGGAAAACAGCATCTTTACCATCCCTTTCCCGTTGCAGGTGATGTCAAAGGACAGATACCAGGCCTTATCCTGGAACGTACACATGAGCGACCCGGACGAGGAAAGAATAAACGATGCCAAGACAGGAACCTCGGAGCACGACAGACTTTTCAGGGTCAAACCTCTCATGGAAACCATCCAGAAAGCCTGTAAGTCATTCTACCATCCCAGCAGAAGTCTTGTGGTGGATGAACGTGTGGTGCCTTGCAAAGGACACAGTAGGAGGAAATGGACCATCAGGAACACACCAAGTAAATGTTTCTTCAAGTTGTTTGTGCTGACAGACTCCAGTAACGGGTACACTGTAGACTTCTCTGTGTACACTGGAAGGAACAACTTTTCCACAGGCCGCGGCCTCTCGTACGACTCGGTCATGTCACTGATTGACAGGAGACATTTGGGGTCGGGGTATCACGTGTACATGGACAGTTTCTACACGAGCCCAAAGCTTTTCAAGGACTTGTTGGCCTCTGAGTTTGGTGCTTGTGGAACATACAGAGATTCCAGGAGAGACTGTCCACGCAGTGCTGTCAACACACTGACGAAGACGTCTCATCGAGGAACGTTCCGCTGGATAAGGGACGGTCCTCTTCTCTTTGTCGAGTGGATGAACTCACATGTGGTGTCCGTCTGCTCCACCATCCACACAGCCAACACTGAACATGCAGTGCAGGGAAGAGTGAAGCATGGTCGGTCCTTCCCATGCCCCGCACCCGTGAGTGAATACCACAAGCACATGGGAAGTTCGGAGTCGTCGGATCAGCTGATTCAGTTTTacgcaacacaacacaaaataatgaagtGGTACAGGAAGCTCTTCCTTCACTTCTTAGACATCTCTGCGACTAACGCCTACATTCTCCACAAAGAGCTCATGAAACAGGACAGCGTGACCCAGAAGGCTTTCATGGAGGAGCTCGTTGCACAGCTGTGCGGCGTGACACAGAAGACCCCTGCAAAGAAAGCTAGTGGTGTCCACGTGCCAGTTTCTTGGCGTAAGGTTGCCAACGGTGTCAGGATGAAGGCCAACGCTGTGTCCAAGTCCTGCGTATATTGCAAGTTACACCGGAAAAAGCGCTCTAAAACTCCTTGGAAGTGCAAAACATGTGAAGTCTACCTCTGCGTTCAACCAGACAGAAACTGTTTTGAAGCCTGGCATCCTGATTAG
- the klhl3 gene encoding kelch-like protein 3 isoform X2: MPAVVSDSGRMDGVSLGLVATPASTRPACATDSEEDAVNGGMHTFNQTHMRKAFQLMNDLRSKKMLCDVQLVAGSVEVPAHRVVLASCSPYFCAMFTGDMSESKAHQVEIREVDGQTLRKLVDYIYTAEIEVTEDNVQVLLPAASLLQLMDVRQVCCEFLQSQLHPTNCLGIRAFADLHTCTQLLNQAHAYAEQHFSEVVQGEEFLGLSLQQVCSLISSDKLTVSTEEKVFEAMISWIKHDKPARLEYMPKLMEYVRLPLLSRDYLVQIVEEEALIKNNNTCKDFLIEAMKYHLLPADQRHLIKTDRTRPRTPISIPKVMIVVGGQAPKAIRSVECYDFQDDRWYQVADLPSRRCRAGVVSMAGRVYAVGGFNSSLRERTVDVYDGVRDQWSTVASMQERRSTLGAAVLADLLYAVGGFNGSIGLSTVEAYNYKTNEWLYVASMNTRRSSVGVGVVDGKLYAVGGYDGASRQCLSTVEEYDPVTDQWCYVADMSTRRSGAGVGVLGGQLYAAGGHDGPLVRKSVEVYDPQTNAWRLVCDMNMCRRNAGVCAINGLLYVIGGDDGSCNLSSVEFYNPATDKWSLIPTNMSNGRSYAGVAVIDKPL; encoded by the exons ATGCCTGCCGTGGTGTCGGACTCCGGGAGGATGGACGGTGTGTCGCTGGG TCTGGTGGCCACACCGGCCTCGACGCGTCCCGCCTGTGCCACGGACTCCGAGGAGGACGCGGTGAATGGAGGGATGCACACCTTCAACCAGACGCACATGAGGAAGGCTTTCCAGCTGATGAACGACCTCAGGAG TAAAAAGATGCTGTGTGACGTCCAGCTGGTGGCAGGCAGCGTGGAGGTGCCGGCTCACAGGGTGGTCCTGGCGTCCTGTAGCCCTTACTTCTGTGCCATGttcacag gtgatATGAGCGAGAGCAAGGCCCATCAGGTGGAGATCCGAGAGGTGGACGGACAGACTCTGAGAAAACTGGTGGACTACATCTACACGGCTGAGATCGAGGTCACGGAGGACAACGTACAG GTTCTGCTGCCGGCCGCCAGTCTCCTGCAGCTGATGGACGTTCGTCAGGTGTGTTGTGAGTTCCTGCAGTCTCAGCTCCACCCCACCAACTGTCTGGGCATCAGAGCCTTCGCTGAcctgcacacatgcacgcagcTCCTCAACCAGGCCCACGCATACGCTG aGCAGCATTTCAGCGAGGTGGTGCAGGGAGAGGAGTTCCTGGGcctttctctgcagcaggtgtgCAGCCTCATCTCCAGTGACAAACTCACCGTCTCCACAGAGGAGAAG GTGTTTGAGGCCATGATCTCCTGGATCAAGCACGATAAGCCGGCTCGTCTGGAGTACATGCCCAAACTGATGGAGTATGTAAGACTTCCACTGCTGTCCAGAGACTATCTGGTGCAG ATTGTCGAGGAAGAGGCCTTGATAAAGAACAACAACACCTGTAAGGATTTTCTAATAGAAGCAATGAAGTATCACCTGCTGCCAGCTGACCAGCGACACCTCATCAAGACGGACAGGACGCGCCCACGAACTCCCATCAGCATCCCTaaa GTGATGATCGTGGTCGGCGGTCAGGCTCCCAAAGCGATTCGTAGCGTGGAGTGTTACGACTTCCAGGACGATCGATGGTACCAGGTAGCCGACCTGCCTTCAAGACGCTGCCGAGCAG gtgtggtTTCCATGGCAGGCCGTGTGTATGCAGTTGGAGGTTTCAACAGTTCGCTGCGGGAGCGAACGGTGGACGTGTACGACGGCGTGAGAGACCAGTGGAGCACGGTGGCGAGCATGCAGGAGAGACGCAGCACGCTGGGAGCTGCAGTGCTGGCAGATTTACTGTATGCTGTAGGAGGCTTTAACGGAAGTatag GTTTGTCGACGGTGGAAGCCTACAACTATAAAACCAACGAGTGGCTGTATGTCGCCTCTATGAACACACGACGCAGCAGTGTGGGTGTCGGGGTGGTCGATG gtaagCTGTATGCAGTGGGAGGCTACGATGGAGCGTCTCGTCAGTGTCTCAGCACCGTGGAGGAGTACGACCCCGTCACTGATCAGTGGTGCTACGTAGCTGACATGAGCACACGGCGCAGCggagcag GAGTGGGCGTGTTGGGCGGTCAGCTGTACGCAGCAGGCGGACATGACGGACCTCTGGTGAGGAAAAGCGTTGAGGTGTACGACCCGCAGACCAACGCCTGGAGACTCGTCTGTGACATGAACATGTGCCGACGAAACGCAG gtgtCTGTGCCATTAACGGGCTGCTGTACGTGATCGGAGGCGACGACGGCTCCTGTAACCTCTCGTCTGTAGAGTTTTACAACCCAGCCACAGACAAGTGGAGCCTCATTCCCACCAACATGAGCAACGGACGCAGCTATGCTG GAGTCGCAGTGATTGACAAGCCGCTATGA
- the klhl3 gene encoding kelch-like protein 3 isoform X1, whose protein sequence is MPAVVSDSGRMDGVSLGHCLSCLTSLVATPASTRPACATDSEEDAVNGGMHTFNQTHMRKAFQLMNDLRSKKMLCDVQLVAGSVEVPAHRVVLASCSPYFCAMFTGDMSESKAHQVEIREVDGQTLRKLVDYIYTAEIEVTEDNVQVLLPAASLLQLMDVRQVCCEFLQSQLHPTNCLGIRAFADLHTCTQLLNQAHAYAEQHFSEVVQGEEFLGLSLQQVCSLISSDKLTVSTEEKVFEAMISWIKHDKPARLEYMPKLMEYVRLPLLSRDYLVQIVEEEALIKNNNTCKDFLIEAMKYHLLPADQRHLIKTDRTRPRTPISIPKVMIVVGGQAPKAIRSVECYDFQDDRWYQVADLPSRRCRAGVVSMAGRVYAVGGFNSSLRERTVDVYDGVRDQWSTVASMQERRSTLGAAVLADLLYAVGGFNGSIGLSTVEAYNYKTNEWLYVASMNTRRSSVGVGVVDGKLYAVGGYDGASRQCLSTVEEYDPVTDQWCYVADMSTRRSGAGVGVLGGQLYAAGGHDGPLVRKSVEVYDPQTNAWRLVCDMNMCRRNAGVCAINGLLYVIGGDDGSCNLSSVEFYNPATDKWSLIPTNMSNGRSYAGVAVIDKPL, encoded by the exons ATGCCTGCCGTGGTGTCGGACTCCGGGAGGATGGACGGTGTGTCGCTGGG ACACTGCCTCTCATGTCTTACCAGTCTGGTGGCCACACCGGCCTCGACGCGTCCCGCCTGTGCCACGGACTCCGAGGAGGACGCGGTGAATGGAGGGATGCACACCTTCAACCAGACGCACATGAGGAAGGCTTTCCAGCTGATGAACGACCTCAGGAG TAAAAAGATGCTGTGTGACGTCCAGCTGGTGGCAGGCAGCGTGGAGGTGCCGGCTCACAGGGTGGTCCTGGCGTCCTGTAGCCCTTACTTCTGTGCCATGttcacag gtgatATGAGCGAGAGCAAGGCCCATCAGGTGGAGATCCGAGAGGTGGACGGACAGACTCTGAGAAAACTGGTGGACTACATCTACACGGCTGAGATCGAGGTCACGGAGGACAACGTACAG GTTCTGCTGCCGGCCGCCAGTCTCCTGCAGCTGATGGACGTTCGTCAGGTGTGTTGTGAGTTCCTGCAGTCTCAGCTCCACCCCACCAACTGTCTGGGCATCAGAGCCTTCGCTGAcctgcacacatgcacgcagcTCCTCAACCAGGCCCACGCATACGCTG aGCAGCATTTCAGCGAGGTGGTGCAGGGAGAGGAGTTCCTGGGcctttctctgcagcaggtgtgCAGCCTCATCTCCAGTGACAAACTCACCGTCTCCACAGAGGAGAAG GTGTTTGAGGCCATGATCTCCTGGATCAAGCACGATAAGCCGGCTCGTCTGGAGTACATGCCCAAACTGATGGAGTATGTAAGACTTCCACTGCTGTCCAGAGACTATCTGGTGCAG ATTGTCGAGGAAGAGGCCTTGATAAAGAACAACAACACCTGTAAGGATTTTCTAATAGAAGCAATGAAGTATCACCTGCTGCCAGCTGACCAGCGACACCTCATCAAGACGGACAGGACGCGCCCACGAACTCCCATCAGCATCCCTaaa GTGATGATCGTGGTCGGCGGTCAGGCTCCCAAAGCGATTCGTAGCGTGGAGTGTTACGACTTCCAGGACGATCGATGGTACCAGGTAGCCGACCTGCCTTCAAGACGCTGCCGAGCAG gtgtggtTTCCATGGCAGGCCGTGTGTATGCAGTTGGAGGTTTCAACAGTTCGCTGCGGGAGCGAACGGTGGACGTGTACGACGGCGTGAGAGACCAGTGGAGCACGGTGGCGAGCATGCAGGAGAGACGCAGCACGCTGGGAGCTGCAGTGCTGGCAGATTTACTGTATGCTGTAGGAGGCTTTAACGGAAGTatag GTTTGTCGACGGTGGAAGCCTACAACTATAAAACCAACGAGTGGCTGTATGTCGCCTCTATGAACACACGACGCAGCAGTGTGGGTGTCGGGGTGGTCGATG gtaagCTGTATGCAGTGGGAGGCTACGATGGAGCGTCTCGTCAGTGTCTCAGCACCGTGGAGGAGTACGACCCCGTCACTGATCAGTGGTGCTACGTAGCTGACATGAGCACACGGCGCAGCggagcag GAGTGGGCGTGTTGGGCGGTCAGCTGTACGCAGCAGGCGGACATGACGGACCTCTGGTGAGGAAAAGCGTTGAGGTGTACGACCCGCAGACCAACGCCTGGAGACTCGTCTGTGACATGAACATGTGCCGACGAAACGCAG gtgtCTGTGCCATTAACGGGCTGCTGTACGTGATCGGAGGCGACGACGGCTCCTGTAACCTCTCGTCTGTAGAGTTTTACAACCCAGCCACAGACAAGTGGAGCCTCATTCCCACCAACATGAGCAACGGACGCAGCTATGCTG GAGTCGCAGTGATTGACAAGCCGCTATGA
- the LOC115569186 gene encoding piggyBac transposable element-derived protein 4 isoform X2 → MARRSLYTAEDVRLFVDASDHDSSFSSAEEEEEDSEEESCHFELQLDSDEEKVCDDNLENVSPARKKARCQQQLSWKTESDDDVSPTPLKFLPARKPGVKLSSGDDRTPLDFFKLFFSDDAVETLCRNTNKRAARSTAGWTDVGAAEFYSYIGLIFYMSMVKLKNTAAFWRENSIFTIPFPLQVMSKDRYQALSWNVHMSDPDEERINDAKTGTSEHDRLFRVKPLMETIQKACKSFYHPSRSLVVDERVVPCKGHSRRKWTIRNTPSKCFFKLFVLTDSSNGYTVDFSVYTGRNNFSTGRGLSYDSVMSLIDRRHLGSGYHVYMDSFYTSPKLFKDLLASEFGACGTYRDSRRDCPRSAVNTLTKTSHRGTFRWIRDGPLLFVEWMNSHVSDQLIQFYATQHKIMKWYRKLFLHFLDISATNAYILHKELMKQDSVTQKAFMEELVAQLCGVTQKTPAKKASGVHVPVSWRKVANGVRMKANAVSKSCVYCKLHRKKRSKTPWKCKTCEVYLCVQPDRNCFEAWHPD, encoded by the exons ATGGCGCGCAGGAGTTTATATACTGCCGAAGACGTGAGACTGTTTGTGGACGCGAGCGACCATGACAGCAGCTTCTCCTccgcggaggaggaggaggaggacagtgaggaggagagctgccattTTGAGCTCCAACTCGACTCCGATGAGGAGAAAGTTTGTGATGA CAACTTGGAGAATGTTTCACCTGCGAGGAAGAAAGCTCggtgtcagcagcagctgtcatgGAAGACAGAAAGTGATGACGATGTTTCTCCAACACCGTTAAAGTTTCTCCCTGCGAGGAAACCTGGCGTGAAGCTGAGCAGCGGGGATGATCGCACTCCTCTAGACTTCTTCAAGTTGTTCTTTTCTGATGACGCCGTGGAAACTCTCTGTCGTAACACCAACAAGCGAGCTGCCAGGAGCACCGCCGGCTGGACCGATGTTGGAGCTGCTGAATTTTACAGCTACATCGGACTGATTTTCTACATGAGCATGGTCAAGCTGAAAAACACAGCGGCCTTCTGGCGGGAAAACAGCATCTTTACCATCCCTTTCCCGTTGCAGGTGATGTCAAAGGACAGATACCAGGCCTTATCCTGGAACGTACACATGAGCGACCCGGACGAGGAAAGAATAAACGATGCCAAGACAGGAACCTCGGAGCACGACAGACTTTTCAGGGTCAAACCTCTCATGGAAACCATCCAGAAAGCCTGTAAGTCATTCTACCATCCCAGCAGAAGTCTTGTGGTGGATGAACGTGTGGTGCCTTGCAAAGGACACAGTAGGAGGAAATGGACCATCAGGAACACACCAAGTAAATGTTTCTTCAAGTTGTTTGTGCTGACAGACTCCAGTAACGGGTACACTGTAGACTTCTCTGTGTACACTGGAAGGAACAACTTTTCCACAGGCCGCGGCCTCTCGTACGACTCGGTCATGTCACTGATTGACAGGAGACATTTGGGGTCGGGGTATCACGTGTACATGGACAGTTTCTACACGAGCCCAAAGCTTTTCAAGGACTTGTTGGCCTCTGAGTTTGGTGCTTGTGGAACATACAGAGATTCCAGGAGAGACTGTCCACGCAGTGCTGTCAACACACTGACGAAGACGTCTCATCGAGGAACGTTCCGCTGGATAAGGGACGGTCCTCTTCTCTTTGTCGAGTGGATGAACTCACATGT GTCGGATCAGCTGATTCAGTTTTacgcaacacaacacaaaataatgaagtGGTACAGGAAGCTCTTCCTTCACTTCTTAGACATCTCTGCGACTAACGCCTACATTCTCCACAAAGAGCTCATGAAACAGGACAGCGTGACCCAGAAGGCTTTCATGGAGGAGCTCGTTGCACAGCTGTGCGGCGTGACACAGAAGACCCCTGCAAAGAAAGCTAGTGGTGTCCACGTGCCAGTTTCTTGGCGTAAGGTTGCCAACGGTGTCAGGATGAAGGCCAACGCTGTGTCCAAGTCCTGCGTATATTGCAAGTTACACCGGAAAAAGCGCTCTAAAACTCCTTGGAAGTGCAAAACATGTGAAGTCTACCTCTGCGTTCAACCAGACAGAAACTGTTTTGAAGCCTGGCATCCTGATTAG
- the LOC115568498 gene encoding heterogeneous nuclear ribonucleoprotein A0-like gives MSTTLTKLFVGGLNVLTTEDGVRKHFEQFGTLSDCVVVMNQQLGRSRCFGFITYSTPEEADAAMAANPHVVEGHDVELKRAISREDANNPDILANVKKIFVGGVKDHVEAENLTEYFSQFGVVEKAEIISDKQTGRKRGFGFVFFEDNDSATKAALTRFHTINGNKVEVKKALTKQEMSTGGRGGRGRGRGMNNYGGGRGGGGGYGGGYGGGYGGGGGGGYGGGYGGGYNNGGGGGGYGGGYGGYEEYDSQMGGGYSNGDFGDGYGQQHSSYGAMKGGNYSYRSGAPYNRGGGGGGGGGGYGRGGGGGGGYGGGY, from the coding sequence ATGTCGACTACACTGACCAAGCTTTTTGTCGGGGGGCTAAACGTGTTGACCACAGAAGATGGGGTCCGCAAGCACTTCGAGCAGTTCGGCACGCTCAGTGACTGCGTCGTGGTCATGAACCAGCAACTCGGACGTTCCCGCTGTTTCGGCTTCATCACTTACTCAACGCCGGAGGAGGCCGACGCAGCAATGGCGGCTAACCCACATGTCGTCGAAGGCCACGACGTGGAATTGAAGAGGGCCATATCGCGGGAGGACGCTAACAACCCGGACATCCTCGCTAACGTGAAGAAGATTTTCGTCGGCGGTGTGAAAGACCACGTCGAGGCGGAGAACCTGACCGAGTACTTCTCCCAGTTCGGCGTGGTGGAGAAGGCCGAGATCATCTCTGACAAGCAGACGGGCAGGAAGAGAGGCTTCGGCTTTGTCTTCTTCGAGGACAACGACTCTGCCACCAAAGCTGCGCTCACCAGGTTCCACACCATCAACGGCAACAAGGTGGAGGTGAAGAAAGCTCTCACCAAGCAGGAGATGTCTACCGGCGGCCGGGGAGGAAGAGGTCGAGGAAGAGGGATGAATAACTATGGCGGCGGAAGAGGAGGCGGCGGTGGCTACGGAGGAGGCTACGGCGGCGGTTACggaggaggcggcggcggcggctacGGTGGAGGCTATGGCGGGGGTTACAACAACGGCGGCGGTGGCGGAGGATACGGCGGCGGATATGGTGGATACGAAGAATACGACAGCCAGATGGGGGGTGGGTACAGTAATGGTGACTTTGGGGACGGGTACGGACAGCAGCACTCCAGTTATGGTGCAATGAAGGGGGGCAACTACTCCTACAGGAGCGGGGCTCCCTACAACAGAGGAGGCGGTGgaggtggcggcggcggcggctacGGCAGGGGAGGCGGCGGCGGAGGAGGTTATGGCGGTGGCTATTAA